The following coding sequences are from one Desulfosporosinus orientis DSM 765 window:
- a CDS encoding winged helix-turn-helix transcriptional regulator — MARKYNHYCPVAFSLEVMGGKWSLTIIRDLLTKPQRFSDLLKYSANITPKGLTEALRELEAAGIIEREDSGHREVWYRLTEAGEDLRPVVEAMKEWGLKHAMRPPLPGEVVHPDLAMGFLTDSLNKKARMLPQPATWLMSFTHGGTYVLSFDGCRWTTRSGEADNPDVKVLVSPELWATFLAVKRSERDKYIHYLQLIGTPERIEEFMQTFVMMDRCSKPKEA; from the coding sequence ATGGCACGTAAGTATAACCATTATTGTCCGGTGGCTTTTTCCTTAGAAGTAATGGGGGGCAAATGGTCCCTGACCATCATCCGCGACCTTTTGACAAAGCCCCAGCGATTCAGTGACTTATTGAAGTACTCTGCGAACATTACGCCAAAAGGGCTTACGGAAGCTCTGCGCGAACTGGAGGCGGCGGGTATTATTGAGAGAGAGGACTCGGGTCACCGCGAGGTCTGGTACAGGCTGACGGAAGCGGGAGAGGATCTGCGTCCAGTGGTAGAAGCAATGAAGGAGTGGGGACTTAAACACGCTATGCGCCCACCATTGCCTGGAGAGGTTGTGCACCCTGATCTGGCCATGGGCTTTCTGACGGATTCCCTCAATAAGAAAGCTCGTATGCTGCCCCAGCCGGCAACATGGTTGATGAGTTTTACCCATGGCGGTACTTATGTTTTGTCTTTTGATGGCTGTCGGTGGACAACTCGTTCGGGGGAGGCAGATAATCCTGATGTTAAGGTATTGGTATCCCCAGAACTATGGGCGACGTTTCTTGCCGTCAAACGGAGTGAGCGAGACAAATACATTCACTATTTGCAGCTAATTGGTACCCCGGAACGTATTGAGGAGTTTATGCAGACCTTCGTTATGATGGATAGGTGTAGCAAACCTAAGGAAGCATGA
- a CDS encoding ArsR/SmtB family transcription factor, producing MGNQLISNVFKALGHPTRIQIIKLLRKGELCVCDILPNLDSEQSNTSQHLTVLKNQGIVESRKDGSKVIYSIKNKEVCEMIDLVEAIILRQIEETKTLLSNK from the coding sequence ATGGGCAACCAACTTATTTCAAATGTCTTTAAAGCTTTGGGTCATCCTACAAGAATCCAAATAATTAAGCTCCTAAGAAAAGGTGAACTGTGCGTTTGTGATATCTTACCTAATCTTGATTCTGAACAATCGAATACTTCTCAGCATCTTACAGTCTTAAAAAATCAAGGAATTGTTGAAAGCAGAAAAGATGGTTCTAAGGTTATCTATTCAATAAAAAACAAGGAAGTTTGCGAAATGATTGACCTCGTCGAAGCAATTATTCTGCGTCAAATAGAAGAAACTAAGACTTTATTATCTAATAAATGA